A window from Amblyomma americanum isolate KBUSLIRL-KWMA chromosome 7, ASM5285725v1, whole genome shotgun sequence encodes these proteins:
- the LOC144097893 gene encoding endothelin-converting enzyme 2-like, translating to MASTQPPGHPATTSAKEGAAETSMAYLQNADAPPRDLAAAGLVPDIAPAKEPASRIKRSKVKTRRGTVLSPNWLGLKNFDLADIVKSPRETITSGAALLLKNEMVLSLAVIGTMLFVLVALFFLMPVNTPNVKEGFCVTDDCLSHATLLTETRDTKFDPCHDFTAHVCFNWSPHKQSKEIRDFDSSAMEDMVYSWLLDLGTALQEGSKAFPVANKALAMLESCMSNSSTYGTNLKDFRQFLNNRSLPWPNPPQPDVDALGVLVNLAYNWQAAFLFEVRASLVRKGGHKGRRCIILTPAPTITRYHQQHRAVIRDGKDAYFKYWMDFYTALFGDTKTASKERALQTADMEGDIFDTIKEALQASPKDSAVFPIGEFEVFTVNISSSRWFQLLKNVTAMNPELTEQDVVVTTNVYFLQTVGNLFKKYTNAQILDFLGWQFVQHYAPVSDSGLLVARYGDRRTARSLRPTFCGFHIEVPYRVLLLTLRFASRLTESDKELVDAGFDRLVSTAVHLVKDSTWMDSESKALAIDKLRAARLRLWPPPEFLNETNLEELFRAFPEKQKSFGEYFIKSRQSIRNISRTPEFDTVLGMPENYGLPYFEYDYADNAIGVAIAAVARPLFYGKGTPAMFYGGFGFSVALELVKALDQEGLQWHPDGRLVHSFFSEASHAVFEAKNTCLNSSEFDSGKSVFPEIPALQIAYSAFLDSASEPGSQTHISAELTEEKVFFMTICYMTCVRKDVKNPFAADCNKIVRSSAAFAKAFRCPEGSRMNPGNKCSFF from the exons ATGGCCAGCACCCAACCTCCTGGCCATCCTGCCACGACATCTGCCAAAGAAGGCGCGGCCGAGACTAGCATGGCTTACTTGCAAAACGCAGACGCCCcaccacgtgacctggcagccgCTGGTTTAGTTCCGGATATTGCACCTGCCAAGGAACCGGCATCTCGGATCAAACGTTCCAAGGTGAAAACAAGGAGAGGCACCGTGCTGAGCCCCAATTGGCTTGGCCTGAAAAACTTCGATTTGGCCGACATT GTGAAAAGTCCTCGGGAGACCATCACCAGCGGCGCCGCCTTGCTCCTCAAGAACGAGATGGTCTTGAGCCTAGCGGTTATTGGGACCATGCTTTTTGTTCTCGTCGCCCTGTTCTTCCTAATGCCCGTTAACACCCCGAATGTAAAGGAAGGCTTCTGCGTGACAGACGACTGTCTTTCACACGCAACCCTTCTTACTGAGACCCGagacacaaagtttgacccttgtCACGACTTCACCGCCCATGTCTGCTTCAACTGGTCACCGCACAAACAAAGTAAAGAAATTAGAGATTTTGACTCCTCCGCCATGGAAGACATGGTCTATTCATGGCTCTTGGACTTGGGCACAGCTCTGCAGGAAGGATCTAAAGCGTTCCCCGTTGCCAACAAGGCGCTGGCCATGCTGGAGTCCTGCATGAGTAACTCATCTACGTACGGAACAAACTTGAAGGATTTCCGGCAATTTCTCAACAATCGCAGCCTACCTTGGCCTAATCCGCCACAACCAGATGTTGACGCGCTTGGCGTGCTCGTCAATCTAGCCTACAATTGGCAGGCCGCCTTTTTGTTCGAGGTGCGCGCGTCCTTGGTGCGGAAAGGCGGACACAAAGGGAGGCGGTGCATTATTTTGACGCCGGCTCCTACGATCACCCGCTACCATCAACAGCACCGCGCTGTGATAAGAGACGGAAAGGACGCCTACTTCAAGTACTGGATGGACTTCTACACAGCCCTCTTCGGCGACACCAAAACAGCCAGCAAAGAACGGGCGCTTCAGACAGCCGACATGGAGGGCGACATTTTTGATACTATCAAAGAGGCGTTACAAGCATCGCCCAAAGACTCGGCCGTGTTCCCGATAGGCGAGTTCGAAGTGTTCACGGTCAACATAAGCTCCAGCCGATGGTTCCAGCTGCTGAAGAACGTTACCGCCATGAACCCCGAACTGACAGAGCAAGACGTTGTTGTGACGACCAATGTATATTTCCTGCAAACAGTGGGCAACCTGTTCAAGAAGTACACCAACGCTCAGATCTTGGATTTTCTGGGGTGGCAATTTGTCCAACACTACGCGCCAGTGTCTGATAGCGGCCTCCTGGTGGCGCGTTACGGCGACCGCAGGACAGCCAGAAGCTTGAGACCTACCTTCTGCGGATTCCACATCGAGGTACCCTACAGGGTGCTACTTCTAACACTGCGCTTTGCGTCCCGGCTGACGGAGAGCGACAAGGAACTGGTCGACGCCGGCTTCGACCGCCTCGTGTCGACGGCTGTGCATTTGGTCAAAGATTCGACCTGGATGGACTCGGAGAGCAAAGCCTTGGCCATTGATAAACTTCGCGCTGCCAGGTTGCGGCTGTGGCCTCCTCCCGAATTCCTCAACGAGACAAACCTCGAGGAATTATTTCGAGCATTTCCAGAAAAACAGAAGTCTTTTGGCGAATACTTCATCAAATCTCGCCAGAGCATTCGAAACATTAGCAGAACGCCTGAGTTCGACACAGTGCTTGGGATGCCGGAGAACTATGGCTTGCCTTATTTCGAGTACGACTATGCAGACAACGCTATAGGTGTCGCTATCGCAGCTGTGGCCCGCCCACTTTTTTATGGCAAAGGCACTCCGGCCATGTTCTACGGCGGGTTTGGCTTCTCCGTCGCCTTAGAGCTGGTAAAGGCGCTCGACCAGGAGGGACTGCAATGGCACCCCGACGGACGGCTGGTCCACTCGTTCTTCAGCGAGGCCTCACATGCGGTTTTCGAGGCCAAGAATACGTGCCTCAATTCAAGTGAGTTCGACAGTGGCAAAAGTGTGTTTCCTGAAATACCGGCGCTGCAGATAGCCTACTCCGCTTTCCTAGACTCAGCAAGTGAACCCGGGAGCCAAACGCACATAAGCGCCGAGCTCACCGAAGAAAAGGTATTTTTTATGACAATCTGCTACATGACCTGTGTCCGAAAGGACGTTAAGAACCCTTTCGCGGCTGACTGCAACAAAATTGTGCGCAGTTCTGCAGCCTTCGCAAAGGCATTCCGCTGCCCAGAAGGATCTAGGATGAACCCAGGAAACAAGTGCTCCTTTTTTTAG